A stretch of Myxococcus hansupus DNA encodes these proteins:
- a CDS encoding vWA domain-containing protein — protein MLKSHTLLPRAMPWLGVAMLCLFMVTQAHAAPRPAPVPSKPAKVDPCECGPLDVVFAIDDTGSMGGSLNAIKSSFLNLLSQIQASSNNDYRLGLVTFKDDVTVRVDLGSGNDAQMSAEINNLVANGGAGAPEASDEALNTIIHNLPVRLSQNGAFTGIWRTGARKVVVLVTDNLPGGFNDNYSAGNVLASAMAQSAANNGIRIHAVYVPSWGGTDPTIAGVMQNYATVSNGAYRVTQANGTDAGLAVQDFLSDCRGSSDVYIRDNVYDNGTEPSSSDIWTSPDIKVCNNAAGCATHTNPVFGSTNNFVFVTLRNNGPVRPTGPINGRLRLYYLPSGGSALWGSGSWVPFATLSNIHLSAGEVRTVVAHWPNVPFPGHYCILARWESGGDPMTFPELLGSDTVVNTRQNNNIAWRNVDVVRMLTGGVGHTTYDLRLREEHMLTLFLRPDADRPFPGGVAVDLGAELFEAWKATGGEAEGLEGSDGSTLFFGGHGGAVNFHLGKTMTHRLHLTFKAGGEEGVFPMNVFEVFDGKESVGGVRYDITVIPPHAEPVPVAPAVRHLGDKGVELSWHHAVHHRHYTLVRSKNPASGDFERFAEVMPTEDASETAALRFVLGSRDDADYFYAVESHSEGGSVVSEWVTLMLPSNKE, from the coding sequence CCGGCAGCATGGGCGGATCGCTCAATGCCATCAAGTCGTCCTTCCTCAACCTCCTGAGCCAGATTCAAGCCTCTTCCAATAATGACTACCGGCTGGGACTCGTCACCTTCAAGGACGACGTCACGGTGCGCGTGGACCTGGGCTCAGGCAACGACGCGCAGATGAGCGCCGAAATCAACAATCTGGTCGCGAATGGCGGCGCGGGCGCACCAGAAGCTTCCGACGAGGCGCTCAACACCATCATCCACAACCTCCCGGTGCGCCTCTCCCAGAACGGGGCGTTCACGGGCATCTGGCGGACGGGCGCACGCAAGGTCGTCGTGCTCGTCACCGACAACCTGCCCGGCGGCTTCAATGACAACTACTCGGCGGGAAATGTCCTGGCTTCCGCCATGGCGCAGTCCGCTGCCAACAATGGCATTCGGATTCACGCCGTCTACGTGCCCTCCTGGGGTGGAACGGATCCGACCATCGCCGGGGTCATGCAGAACTACGCCACGGTTTCGAATGGCGCCTACCGTGTGACGCAAGCGAACGGAACGGATGCGGGGCTGGCCGTGCAGGATTTCCTGAGCGACTGCCGCGGCTCGTCGGACGTGTACATCCGAGACAATGTCTACGACAACGGCACGGAGCCCAGCAGCTCCGACATCTGGACCAGTCCGGACATCAAGGTCTGCAACAACGCCGCGGGGTGCGCCACGCACACCAATCCCGTCTTTGGCTCGACCAACAACTTCGTCTTCGTCACGCTGCGCAACAATGGGCCGGTGCGCCCCACGGGCCCCATCAACGGCCGGTTGCGTTTGTATTACCTGCCCTCGGGTGGCAGCGCGCTTTGGGGCTCGGGGAGCTGGGTTCCTTTCGCGACCCTCTCGAACATCCATCTGAGCGCGGGCGAGGTTCGCACCGTCGTCGCCCATTGGCCGAACGTCCCGTTCCCGGGGCACTACTGCATCCTCGCGCGCTGGGAATCCGGGGGCGACCCGATGACCTTCCCGGAACTCCTCGGCTCGGACACGGTGGTCAACACGCGGCAGAACAACAACATCGCCTGGCGCAACGTCGACGTGGTGCGGATGCTCACCGGTGGCGTGGGCCACACCACGTATGACTTGCGCCTCCGGGAAGAACACATGCTGACCCTGTTCCTGCGCCCCGACGCCGACAGGCCGTTCCCGGGTGGCGTGGCGGTGGACCTGGGCGCGGAGCTGTTCGAGGCCTGGAAGGCGACTGGCGGCGAGGCCGAGGGGCTCGAGGGCTCGGATGGCTCGACGCTGTTCTTCGGCGGCCACGGTGGCGCGGTGAACTTCCACCTGGGCAAGACCATGACGCACCGGCTGCACCTGACCTTCAAGGCCGGTGGTGAAGAGGGCGTCTTCCCGATGAACGTCTTCGAGGTGTTCGACGGCAAGGAGTCGGTGGGTGGCGTGCGCTACGACATCACCGTCATTCCGCCTCACGCGGAGCCCGTGCCCGTGGCCCCGGCGGTCCGTCACCTGGGGGACAAGGGCGTGGAGCTGAGCTGGCATCACGCCGTTCACCACAGGCACTACACCCTGGTTCGCAGCAAGAACCCGGCGTCGGGTGACTTCGAGCGCTTCGCCGAGGTCATGCCCACGGAGGACGCGAGCGAGACGGCGGCCCTTCGCTTCGTCCTCGGCTCGCGCGACGACGCGGACTACTTCTACGCGGTGGAGAGTCACAGCGAAGGTGGCTCGGTCGTCAGTGAGTGGGTCACGCTGATGCTGCCCTCCAACAAGGAATAG
- a CDS encoding DUF3943 domain-containing protein — protein MPADAPLAEEECVDAPPTEPRRLLPELVHPPRRALWRAHDGGGRNYLIPIVEMAALHGIFWGTAKILGKPYADITLETMRRNLYVNGWVWDEDAFATNAFGHPYQGSLAYTAARTSGFGFWGSVPFTVASSVLWELFMENESPSRNDLITTSIGGVVLGEVLHRTALAILDEGEPTMARSVISLLVEPVGGINRFLFGRRKNDFSPVPGNFFQLMAGATSNVDNYNDIDGTRFDVPNKLEGHIGVELVYGAPQLNAGDYDQPFDYFTLSARLGISNDVLALGFFSRGLLYGDRFKLGPVKGLWGLMAGYDFANPNTLRVSAVSLGLGGVAQVPLTTQLTLDLATNIAGVPFGHGGGLTSPESARDYHYGPGAQTVFELGLVRRGVGRIGMSVRNYLISGAFLGEGVEVITYATARAELLLVGVHGVALEAFVANRASEFGGETDTIRQRATQIRLLWTVSKNVGFGTR, from the coding sequence ATGCCCGCGGACGCGCCACTGGCGGAGGAGGAGTGCGTCGATGCCCCTCCCACGGAGCCCCGCCGGCTGCTTCCGGAGCTCGTGCATCCGCCGCGTCGCGCCCTCTGGCGCGCGCATGATGGTGGCGGCCGGAACTACCTGATTCCCATCGTGGAGATGGCGGCCCTCCACGGCATCTTCTGGGGCACCGCGAAGATTCTCGGCAAGCCCTACGCGGACATCACGCTCGAGACGATGCGCCGCAACCTCTACGTCAACGGCTGGGTCTGGGACGAGGACGCGTTCGCGACCAACGCGTTCGGACATCCGTATCAGGGCTCGCTGGCCTACACCGCGGCGCGCACGAGCGGCTTCGGCTTCTGGGGTTCCGTCCCGTTCACGGTGGCGTCGAGCGTGTTGTGGGAGCTGTTCATGGAGAACGAGTCTCCGTCCCGCAATGACCTCATCACGACGTCCATTGGTGGCGTGGTGCTGGGCGAGGTGCTGCATCGCACCGCCTTGGCCATCCTCGATGAGGGCGAGCCCACGATGGCGCGGTCGGTGATCTCGCTCCTGGTCGAGCCCGTGGGCGGCATCAATCGCTTCCTCTTTGGGCGCCGCAAGAACGACTTCTCCCCGGTGCCGGGCAACTTCTTCCAGTTGATGGCCGGCGCGACGAGCAACGTCGACAACTACAACGACATCGACGGCACGCGCTTCGATGTGCCCAACAAGCTGGAAGGGCACATCGGCGTCGAGCTCGTCTACGGAGCGCCGCAGCTCAACGCGGGCGATTATGACCAGCCCTTCGACTACTTCACGCTCTCCGCGCGACTGGGCATCTCGAACGACGTGCTGGCGTTGGGCTTCTTCAGCCGAGGGCTCCTCTACGGCGACCGATTCAAGCTGGGGCCCGTCAAGGGGCTCTGGGGCTTGATGGCGGGTTACGACTTCGCCAATCCGAACACGCTGCGCGTCTCCGCGGTCAGCCTCGGCCTCGGTGGCGTGGCGCAGGTCCCGCTGACCACGCAGCTCACGCTGGACCTCGCGACGAACATCGCCGGCGTGCCTTTCGGACACGGCGGGGGCCTGACCTCGCCGGAGTCCGCCCGTGACTACCACTATGGTCCGGGGGCTCAGACGGTCTTCGAGTTGGGGCTCGTGCGGCGGGGCGTGGGGCGCATTGGCATGTCCGTGCGCAACTACCTCATCTCGGGTGCCTTCCTTGGAGAGGGCGTGGAGGTCATCACCTACGCCACCGCGCGGGCGGAGCTCCTCCTCGTCGGGGTCCATGGTGTTGCGCTGGAAGCCTTCGTGGCCAACCGCGCGAGCGAGTTTGGCGGCGAAACCGACACGATTCGCCAGCGGGCGACGCAAATCCGTCTGTTGTGGACGGTCTCGAAGAATGTGGGCTTCGGAACGCGCTGA
- a CDS encoding TIGR02270 family protein, translated as MAGHPERIPRWDVLDEHLAEGGFRWSRWNQSLDAPDYTLDEVVELEEMAIAHVDALVLGGQPVAKRLLVPALVDEEPERVVVAALALLDAERPSGTAAVLDALPQAEPPALAALQRAFELSPTAVLPAGLTALLTQEDGAPELFALALDSVGAHGLATSAVCTPFLSHPEPRVAAAALRAASQSRLPLEPARLQRALDSSEPALRDAAILAGLMSGAYGAWSACRALAGTPGGRLPLLLLGMSGDAHDTKRLLELLPDEKLQPDVLWALGFCGRVTAADACLELMRKTPVAALAGEAFSAITGLSISERFAAPPEDEADPLPPLEDEDLDADLSSRPEGALPKPHVEAISAWWKEARQRMGTQQRFLAGQPFTPRVLLEAIASAPMRRRHALALELALRSRGAIQVQTRTFTAKQVASWKEACAASVAAFSRPFSEGLRG; from the coding sequence ATGGCCGGTCACCCGGAAAGAATTCCACGCTGGGACGTCCTCGATGAGCACCTCGCGGAAGGGGGCTTCCGCTGGAGCCGATGGAACCAATCGCTCGATGCGCCGGATTACACGCTCGACGAGGTGGTAGAGCTGGAGGAGATGGCCATCGCGCACGTGGATGCGCTGGTGCTGGGTGGTCAGCCGGTGGCGAAGCGGCTGCTCGTACCCGCCCTGGTGGACGAGGAGCCCGAACGCGTCGTCGTGGCCGCCCTGGCCCTGCTCGACGCCGAGAGGCCTTCCGGAACCGCGGCGGTGCTGGACGCCCTGCCCCAAGCCGAGCCTCCCGCCCTGGCCGCCCTCCAACGTGCGTTCGAGCTGTCCCCCACCGCGGTCCTTCCCGCGGGCCTGACGGCACTTCTGACGCAGGAGGATGGCGCTCCCGAGCTGTTCGCCCTGGCGCTGGACAGCGTGGGTGCGCATGGGTTGGCCACGAGCGCGGTGTGCACGCCGTTCCTCTCGCACCCGGAGCCCCGAGTCGCCGCCGCCGCCCTTCGTGCCGCCAGCCAGTCCCGATTGCCGTTGGAGCCCGCTCGGTTGCAACGAGCACTGGACTCGAGCGAACCGGCATTGCGCGACGCGGCCATCCTCGCGGGACTGATGAGCGGCGCTTACGGCGCCTGGAGCGCCTGTCGGGCCCTGGCCGGTACGCCTGGGGGCCGATTGCCCCTGTTGCTGCTTGGGATGAGCGGCGATGCGCACGACACAAAGCGACTGCTGGAACTGCTCCCTGACGAAAAGCTGCAACCCGACGTGTTGTGGGCACTCGGATTTTGTGGCCGCGTGACGGCCGCGGACGCCTGTCTGGAGCTGATGCGGAAAACGCCCGTGGCAGCACTGGCGGGTGAGGCATTCAGCGCCATCACCGGGCTGAGCATCTCGGAGCGGTTCGCGGCTCCGCCCGAGGACGAAGCAGACCCACTGCCGCCGCTGGAGGACGAAGACCTCGACGCGGACCTGTCGTCCAGGCCCGAAGGCGCCCTTCCGAAGCCCCACGTCGAGGCCATATCGGCGTGGTGGAAGGAGGCGCGGCAGCGGATGGGCACACAGCAGCGCTTCCTCGCGGGGCAGCCCTTCACGCCTCGGGTCCTGCTCGAAGCCATTGCCAGCGCCCCCATGCGCCGCCGCCATGCGCTCGCGCTGGAGTTGGCGCTGCGAAGCCGAGGGGCGATTCAGGTGCAGACACGGACGTTCACCGCGAAGCAGGTCGCCTCCTGGAAGGAGGCATGTGCGGCGTCAGTCGCCGCGTTCAGCCGCCCCTTCTCCGAGGGGCTCCGGGGCTGA
- a CDS encoding DUF4150 domain-containing protein, with protein sequence MPVNTGVNKMSVVTKDSGGVSVAFPDVCKTPSPAGPVPIPYPNIAQASDTDKGTKKVSVAGNPVCVKDSHFKTSTGDEAGTAGGGVASSKTKGKAEFVNFSFDVKFEGKNVARAMDLMLHNDKNTPPFPVLQGPVVAMAGSEGKPHCLVCEKEL encoded by the coding sequence ATGCCTGTCAATACCGGTGTGAACAAGATGTCGGTGGTGACCAAGGACAGCGGCGGCGTCTCCGTGGCATTCCCAGACGTGTGCAAGACGCCCAGCCCCGCAGGGCCAGTCCCCATTCCCTACCCCAACATCGCCCAGGCCTCGGACACCGACAAAGGCACCAAGAAGGTGTCCGTGGCGGGCAATCCGGTATGTGTGAAAGATTCCCACTTCAAAACGAGCACTGGCGATGAGGCGGGAACCGCTGGCGGTGGCGTGGCCTCCAGCAAGACCAAGGGCAAGGCCGAGTTCGTCAACTTCTCTTTCGACGTGAAGTTCGAGGGAAAGAACGTGGCGCGCGCCATGGACCTGATGCTCCACAACGACAAGAACACGCCACCATTCCCTGTCCTCCAAGGGCCCGTCGTCGCCATGGCCGGAAGCGAAGGGAAACCCCACTGCCTCGTCTGTGAAAAGGAACTCTGA
- a CDS encoding AHH domain-containing protein: protein MATSKHLAFLGKGIPHHTAGAATGGKCIAKHVPSYEPTQSSCTHRWQAFEKALENKATYALTEAQLKALGSGKWSLLFRGGGKVVSKLVGAGEKVALSPENKGMHLRELAKPGEGDWDIGHGRNFKWDCNVPYYHEAHHVIPDATLRTALTKVFDGPVSVWVASKMLDAPYCVHHKDNMLILPLDARVGDVLQLPIHRETKQCSHTTYDEFILNKLVTLMQKVQEEILEEHDKDDDAPKTRDLARSIEREADALYSQVVAARREHKVVSLEEYGQKMLSTPPKGT from the coding sequence ATGGCCACTTCCAAACACTTGGCATTCCTGGGGAAAGGCATTCCCCACCACACGGCGGGCGCGGCGACGGGTGGCAAGTGCATTGCGAAGCATGTGCCAAGCTATGAGCCGACGCAGAGTTCCTGCACGCATCGCTGGCAGGCCTTTGAGAAGGCGCTGGAGAACAAGGCCACGTACGCGCTGACTGAAGCGCAGCTCAAGGCGCTGGGGAGTGGGAAGTGGTCCTTGCTCTTTCGGGGAGGCGGCAAGGTCGTCAGCAAGTTGGTGGGGGCAGGGGAGAAGGTGGCTCTTTCTCCAGAGAACAAGGGCATGCATCTTCGCGAACTTGCGAAGCCTGGAGAGGGGGACTGGGACATCGGCCATGGCCGCAACTTCAAGTGGGACTGCAACGTCCCCTATTACCACGAGGCTCACCACGTCATCCCGGATGCCACGCTGCGCACCGCGCTGACGAAGGTGTTCGATGGGCCGGTATCCGTGTGGGTGGCGAGCAAGATGCTTGATGCGCCCTATTGCGTTCACCACAAGGACAACATGCTCATCCTTCCCTTGGACGCGCGTGTAGGAGATGTCCTTCAACTCCCCATCCATCGTGAGACGAAGCAGTGCAGTCACACGACGTACGACGAGTTCATCTTGAACAAGCTGGTGACCCTCATGCAAAAAGTGCAGGAGGAGATCCTGGAGGAGCACGACAAGGACGATGACGCGCCGAAGACTCGGGATCTGGCGAGGTCCATCGAAAGGGAGGCCGATGCGCTCTATTCCCAGGTCGTCGCGGCTCGGCGCGAGCACAAGGTTGTCTCCCTTGAGGAGTACGGGCAGAAGATGCTGTCGACTCCGCCGAAGGGCACTTGA
- a CDS encoding imm11 family protein, translated as MRFFQLGTLGDLRDRDLVRLDGPPEGMKMRSYTLARGKPATPHFPKPARVVLAEEYPGIKLSTLLGNAHNHLVVRSDLKAVIEENCQDIPVEYLPFDLYDHRKRLYSRDYFFINPLGSRDCLDPQASKVEIGPEGSVIHVGSFVLDRKKVDALPALFRVLEAPSTYVVSQALATALEAKAFTNVQLDLLDFSTSA; from the coding sequence ATGCGATTCTTTCAGCTTGGAACCCTCGGAGACCTGCGCGACCGGGACCTCGTGAGGCTCGATGGCCCTCCCGAAGGCATGAAGATGCGGAGCTACACCCTGGCCCGCGGCAAGCCCGCTACGCCCCACTTCCCCAAGCCGGCCCGGGTCGTCCTGGCGGAGGAATATCCGGGCATCAAATTGTCGACCTTGCTGGGCAACGCTCACAACCACCTCGTCGTCCGTTCCGACTTGAAGGCGGTCATCGAGGAGAACTGTCAGGACATCCCGGTCGAATACCTGCCATTCGACTTGTATGACCACCGCAAGCGGCTTTACAGCCGGGACTACTTCTTCATCAATCCGCTGGGTTCCCGGGACTGCCTGGACCCGCAGGCGAGCAAGGTGGAGATAGGGCCGGAGGGCAGCGTCATCCACGTGGGCTCCTTCGTGCTGGATCGGAAGAAGGTGGATGCGCTCCCCGCGCTCTTCCGCGTCCTGGAGGCCCCCTCGACCTACGTCGTATCGCAGGCGCTGGCGACCGCGTTGGAGGCGAAGGCCTTCACCAACGTCCAGCTCGACCTTCTCGATTTCTCCACCAGCGCTTGA